The genomic interval ACGTGTAATACGGGAGCGTTGATTTTTGTGATTAGCTTAATAACTGTCATTAAATTTTAATTAGGTGCATAAATTATTAAGGGCTTGATTTAAGTTCTGGTACTCGAATTTAAAGCCGTGCTTCATCAATTTTTCTGGAATTACATTTCTACTTTTTAGCAATAATTCCGTTTCAGTTCTAATTATAAAAGCTCCAATCTCTAATATGGGCTTTGGAGCAGGTATACCAAATGGCACATTCAAATTGCTGCGCATTAATTCCATAAGTTCTACATTGGTCGATGGATTGGGGGAAACAATATTTATAGGACCCTCCATGTCTGAATTATTAATAATATATTCTAAACCTCGTAAGAAATCGTCTTCATGAATCCAGCTGAATTTTTGATGACCGCTACCTTGCTTTCCACCCAAACCTATTTGAGTAATTGTTTTAATAGGTTGTAGTGCACCTCCATTTTTTCCTAAAACAATCGCAGTACGTAAAGCTACCTTACGAGTTTCTGGAGTATCACTCAAGAAAAATGCGTGTTCCCAGGCCTTTGCTACATCAACTGAGAACCCGCTACCAATCTCTCCATGATTTTCAGTCATTTCTTTGTTTAATGAATGCCTATAAATTGTAGCTGTAGAGGAGTTAAGCCACACCTTTGGCGGGTTATGGCAACGTGCAATAGCTTCTCCTAAAAT from Dokdonia sp. Hel_I_53 carries:
- a CDS encoding TIGR01777 family oxidoreductase, whose protein sequence is MKKLIIAGGSGYLGSAIASYFKNSFDEVVTLSRKRTPSQDNVRTVVWDAKTLTGWEHELEGEAVIINMTGRSVDCRYTSKNKNLILNSRVDSTTILGEAIARCHNPPKVWLNSSTATIYRHSLNKEMTENHGEIGSGFSVDVAKAWEHAFFLSDTPETRKVALRTAIVLGKNGGALQPIKTITQIGLGGKQGSGHQKFSWIHEDDFLRGLEYIINNSDMEGPINIVSPNPSTNVELMELMRSNLNVPFGIPAPKPILEIGAFIIRTETELLLKSRNVIPEKLMKHGFKFEYQNLNQALNNLCT